A window of Belonocnema kinseyi isolate 2016_QV_RU_SX_M_011 chromosome 9, B_treatae_v1, whole genome shotgun sequence contains these coding sequences:
- the LOC117180383 gene encoding serine/threonine-protein phosphatase 2A activator-like isoform X1 translates to MSATNCQTQEFKLSPENHEFVVPKKAIKSPDEMIAWQKSEAYFEYLGFILAINESIKGKFLNSETPSSQIVEQFLKMLNKLDEWITQIPPVEQPQRFGNQAFRTWHSKLHDLAFEELKQVLPQELHRAILEIVEYLLEGFGNPTRIDYGTGHEMAFIMFLCCMFKIGAFKAEDKVAVALKLFQRYLEIVRRLQLTYRMEPAGSHGVWSLDDYQFVPFVWGSAQLVGHPRIEPQHFVDHGVVETFAKQYMFLGCIEFISKVKTGPFAEHSNQLWNVSAVSTWSKVNSGLIRMYKAEVLSKFPVIQHVLFGSLFSINEAPEGANCRIEQLGPPSAGPRRM, encoded by the exons ATGTCTGCAACAAATTGTCAGACGCAGGAGTTCAAGTTATCAC CTGAAAACCATGAATTTGTAGTCCCCAAAAAAGCGATAAAAAGTCCGGATGAAATGATTGCTTGGCAGAAATCGGAAGCCTACTTT GAATATTTGGGTTTTATTCTCGCAATAAATGAATCGATTAAGGGAAAGTTTCTCAACTCTGAAACTCCGAGTTCACAAATTgtagaacaatttttgaaaatgctcaataAATTGGACGAATGGATAACCCAAATTCCTCCAGTTGAGCAGCCCCAACGTTTTGGAAACCAAGCATTTCGCACGTGGCACAGTAAATTACACGAT TTGGCATTCGAAGAATTGAAACAAGTATTACCTCAAGAATTACATCGAGCTATTCTCGAAATAGTCGAGTACTTACTTGAAGGATTTGGTAATCCAACGCGTATTGATTATGGAACTGGACATGAAATGGCATTTATCATGTTTTTATGCTGCATGTTTAAAATTGGCGCATTTAAAGCTGAAGACAAAGTTGCAGTTGCACTTAAGTTGTTTCAGAG GTATCTGGAAATAGTACGAAGGCTTCAGCTAACTTACAGAATGGAGCCAGCTGGAAGCCACGGCGTTTGGAGTTTGGATGACTATCAATTTGTACCTTTTGTTTGGGGAAGTGCTCAATTagttg GTCATCCTCGCATCGAACCTCAACATTTTGTGGATCATGGAGTCGTTGAAACATTTGCAAAACAATACATGTTTCTTGGATGCATCGAATTTATTTCTAAG GTAAAAACAGGACCGTTTGCAGAACATTCAAATCAACTTTGGAATGTCAGCGCAGTTTCCACGTGGTCAAAAGTGAACAGTGGACTTATCAGGATGTATAAAGCTGag GTATTGTCCAAGTTCCCTGTGATTCAGCACGTACTATTCGGTTCCTTATTTTCGATTAATGAAGCGCCCGAGGGTGCGAATTGCCGAATTGAGCAGCTTGGTCCACCTTCGGCTGGACCGCGCCGAATGTAA
- the LOC117180383 gene encoding serine/threonine-protein phosphatase 2A activator-like isoform X2: MIAWQKSEAYFEYLGFILAINESIKGKFLNSETPSSQIVEQFLKMLNKLDEWITQIPPVEQPQRFGNQAFRTWHSKLHDLAFEELKQVLPQELHRAILEIVEYLLEGFGNPTRIDYGTGHEMAFIMFLCCMFKIGAFKAEDKVAVALKLFQRYLEIVRRLQLTYRMEPAGSHGVWSLDDYQFVPFVWGSAQLVGHPRIEPQHFVDHGVVETFAKQYMFLGCIEFISKVKTGPFAEHSNQLWNVSAVSTWSKVNSGLIRMYKAEVLSKFPVIQHVLFGSLFSINEAPEGANCRIEQLGPPSAGPRRM, translated from the exons ATGATTGCTTGGCAGAAATCGGAAGCCTACTTT GAATATTTGGGTTTTATTCTCGCAATAAATGAATCGATTAAGGGAAAGTTTCTCAACTCTGAAACTCCGAGTTCACAAATTgtagaacaatttttgaaaatgctcaataAATTGGACGAATGGATAACCCAAATTCCTCCAGTTGAGCAGCCCCAACGTTTTGGAAACCAAGCATTTCGCACGTGGCACAGTAAATTACACGAT TTGGCATTCGAAGAATTGAAACAAGTATTACCTCAAGAATTACATCGAGCTATTCTCGAAATAGTCGAGTACTTACTTGAAGGATTTGGTAATCCAACGCGTATTGATTATGGAACTGGACATGAAATGGCATTTATCATGTTTTTATGCTGCATGTTTAAAATTGGCGCATTTAAAGCTGAAGACAAAGTTGCAGTTGCACTTAAGTTGTTTCAGAG GTATCTGGAAATAGTACGAAGGCTTCAGCTAACTTACAGAATGGAGCCAGCTGGAAGCCACGGCGTTTGGAGTTTGGATGACTATCAATTTGTACCTTTTGTTTGGGGAAGTGCTCAATTagttg GTCATCCTCGCATCGAACCTCAACATTTTGTGGATCATGGAGTCGTTGAAACATTTGCAAAACAATACATGTTTCTTGGATGCATCGAATTTATTTCTAAG GTAAAAACAGGACCGTTTGCAGAACATTCAAATCAACTTTGGAATGTCAGCGCAGTTTCCACGTGGTCAAAAGTGAACAGTGGACTTATCAGGATGTATAAAGCTGag GTATTGTCCAAGTTCCCTGTGATTCAGCACGTACTATTCGGTTCCTTATTTTCGATTAATGAAGCGCCCGAGGGTGCGAATTGCCGAATTGAGCAGCTTGGTCCACCTTCGGCTGGACCGCGCCGAATGTAA
- the LOC117180303 gene encoding GDP-fucose protein O-fucosyltransferase 1 isoform X2 — MAVAERRFGNQADHFLGALGFAKALNRTLVLPAWVEYRTGEIRSLQIPFDTYFNVTHLKACHKVILMEDFMKKIAPNIWPPDYRTAFCYSARGKTESCNPKEGNPFGPFWDTYNIDFVDSEFYGPLHYDVHHTDIADQWKKKYPVVSWPVLAFTGAPATFPVQLENKNLQKCLQWSDSISNKAKTFIKEKLPSGAFIGIHLRNGIDWVRACEFISNSPNLFAAPQCLGYRNERGKATQAMCFPSFDLIVLHIKRIIRNGRDIKSVFVASDSNYMIDELNNALSRMEVRAYRQENEVSPHLDLAILGRANYFIGNCISSFSAFVAREREVKGIPTFFWGFPPDRPAASTAHEEF, encoded by the exons atggCTGTAGccgaaa GGCGTTTTGGAAATCAAGCGGATCATTTCCTAGGGGCCCTGGGTTTTGCAAAAGCTTTAAATCGAACTTTAGTTTTACCAGCATGGGTTGAATATCGAACTGGTGAAATTAGATCG TTGCAAATACCATTCGATACCTACTTCAATGTTACCCATCTTAAAGCTTGCCACAAAGTGATTCTGATGGAAGATTTCATGAAGAAGATTGCTCCAAACATCTGGCCACCTGATTACAGAACAG CTTTCTGTTACTCGGCACGAGGCAAAACGGAATCCTGCAACCCTAAAGAGGGAAATCCCTTCGGTCCTTTTTGGGACACCTACAATATTGATTTTGTAGATTCAGAATTTTATGGGCCATTGCATTACGATGTACATCACACAGATATTGCGGATCAGTGGAAGAAAAAATACCCGGTAGTTTCTTGGCCGGTTCTCGCATTTACCGGAGCACCAGCCACTTTTCCAGTTCAGTTAgaaaacaaaaatcttcaaaagtgcCTCCAGTGGAGCGACTCCATATCTAATAAAGCCAAAACTTTCATAAAAGAAAAACTCCCATCTGGCGCATTTATAGGGATACATTTGAGAAACGGAATTGACTGG GTACGAGCCTGTGAATTCATTTCGAATAGTCCAAATCTTTTCGCTGCGCCCCAATGTTTAGGATATAGAAACGAGCGTGGAAAAGCAACACAAGCAATGTGCTTTCCGTCTTTTGATTTAATTGTGCTTCATATTAAACGCATTATTCGCAACGGGAGAGATATAAAGTCTGTGTTTGTGGCATCCGACAGTAATTACATGATTGATGAACTGAACAACGCTCTTTCCAGAATGGAG GTTCGTGCTTATAGACAAGAAAATGAAGTATCTCCTCACTTAGACTTGGCTATTCTTGGAAGAGCGAATTACTTCATAGGTAATTGTATTTCTTCCTTCTCCGCTTTCGTTGCAAGAGAGCGAGAAGTGAAGGGCATACCAACATTTTTCTGGGGCTTTCCACCTGACAGACCTGCAGCTTCGACTGCACACGAAGAATTTTGA
- the LOC117180303 gene encoding GDP-fucose protein O-fucosyltransferase 1 isoform X1, translating into MSNMIKLVVISLVLGNIDRTLCGSIDIDVNGYIAYCPCMGRFGNQADHFLGALGFAKALNRTLVLPAWVEYRTGEIRSLQIPFDTYFNVTHLKACHKVILMEDFMKKIAPNIWPPDYRTAFCYSARGKTESCNPKEGNPFGPFWDTYNIDFVDSEFYGPLHYDVHHTDIADQWKKKYPVVSWPVLAFTGAPATFPVQLENKNLQKCLQWSDSISNKAKTFIKEKLPSGAFIGIHLRNGIDWVRACEFISNSPNLFAAPQCLGYRNERGKATQAMCFPSFDLIVLHIKRIIRNGRDIKSVFVASDSNYMIDELNNALSRMEVRAYRQENEVSPHLDLAILGRANYFIGNCISSFSAFVAREREVKGIPTFFWGFPPDRPAASTAHEEF; encoded by the exons ATGTCAAATATGATAAAATTAGTAgttattagtttagttttaggAAATATTGACAGAACATTGTGTGGTAGTATCGATATAGACGTAAATGGATACATTGCCTATTGTCCCTGCATGG GGCGTTTTGGAAATCAAGCGGATCATTTCCTAGGGGCCCTGGGTTTTGCAAAAGCTTTAAATCGAACTTTAGTTTTACCAGCATGGGTTGAATATCGAACTGGTGAAATTAGATCG TTGCAAATACCATTCGATACCTACTTCAATGTTACCCATCTTAAAGCTTGCCACAAAGTGATTCTGATGGAAGATTTCATGAAGAAGATTGCTCCAAACATCTGGCCACCTGATTACAGAACAG CTTTCTGTTACTCGGCACGAGGCAAAACGGAATCCTGCAACCCTAAAGAGGGAAATCCCTTCGGTCCTTTTTGGGACACCTACAATATTGATTTTGTAGATTCAGAATTTTATGGGCCATTGCATTACGATGTACATCACACAGATATTGCGGATCAGTGGAAGAAAAAATACCCGGTAGTTTCTTGGCCGGTTCTCGCATTTACCGGAGCACCAGCCACTTTTCCAGTTCAGTTAgaaaacaaaaatcttcaaaagtgcCTCCAGTGGAGCGACTCCATATCTAATAAAGCCAAAACTTTCATAAAAGAAAAACTCCCATCTGGCGCATTTATAGGGATACATTTGAGAAACGGAATTGACTGG GTACGAGCCTGTGAATTCATTTCGAATAGTCCAAATCTTTTCGCTGCGCCCCAATGTTTAGGATATAGAAACGAGCGTGGAAAAGCAACACAAGCAATGTGCTTTCCGTCTTTTGATTTAATTGTGCTTCATATTAAACGCATTATTCGCAACGGGAGAGATATAAAGTCTGTGTTTGTGGCATCCGACAGTAATTACATGATTGATGAACTGAACAACGCTCTTTCCAGAATGGAG GTTCGTGCTTATAGACAAGAAAATGAAGTATCTCCTCACTTAGACTTGGCTATTCTTGGAAGAGCGAATTACTTCATAGGTAATTGTATTTCTTCCTTCTCCGCTTTCGTTGCAAGAGAGCGAGAAGTGAAGGGCATACCAACATTTTTCTGGGGCTTTCCACCTGACAGACCTGCAGCTTCGACTGCACACGAAGAATTTTGA
- the LOC117179387 gene encoding carnitine O-acetyltransferase-like — translation MLRFFSTFPPLNKLPIFSRLKSNIPIMQHVLKITSLKLNQQPLPKQPVPDLEKTAERYLKTLKPLLNEEEYCNTDKVVRKFISEDGLGPSLHKKLQERYEKTENWMGVWWLKAAYLGYRMPVIVHSSPGTVAPRQGFKSAEEMYTFAARLVEAVCNYNAMVKSGKMKQEMVRKDPLDMLPYGMILGTHRQPDRGLDKLLHTDHAKHIVIICNNHFFKLNIVDGSGKSLNENQLKATIKDIAKRSCTAENAVGILTGDSRDTWAENHAILKDIGSNSNVLKDLESSLFVLCLDKELPKDAFKSKNYASVRSVQTMTGFSSCTNAGNRWHDKTVQYIVSPGGYCGMEYEHSPCEGVPVAVLHDFVLNQVARKSETKCEDTTNFPKAEELKFILNDKLEEAIKEAARGVDKLSENIDMECFTFEDFGTDEIKKCKLSPDSFIQIAMQVTFYKLQKKPPAHYESAALRRFISARTECIRSTSTESVAFAKLMISDCGSDSEKKEALTKAINAHKQSAGEAAAGEGIDRLFFGLKMIAIDEKIELPAFYKDVGWTRSTHFTLTSSQVPFKTASFMCYGPVVPEGYGCCYNPRPKDILFACSSFQDCPETSSKAFAETLRENLCNMKKVAEQ, via the exons ATGCTAAGATTTTTTAGTACGTTTCCACCCTTGAATAAATTACCG atttttagtaGACTAAAGAGCAATATTCCAATAATGCAACATGTACTAAAAATAACGTCTCTCAAACTAAATCAACAGCCACTTCCCAAACAACCTGTGCCAGACTTGGAAAAAACTGCAGAAAGATATTTGAA GACATTAAAGCCTTTATTGAACGAAGAAGAATACTGCAATACGGATAAAGTCGTACGAAAGTTTATTAGCGAAGATGGGCTTGGACCttctttgcataaaaaattacagGAGAGATACGAGAAGACTGAAAACTGG ATGGGCGTATGGTGGTTGAAAGCAGCCTATCTGGGTTACAGAATGCCTGTAATTGTGCATTCTAGTCCTGGAACTGTCGCCCCACGTCAAGGCTTTAAATCGGCTGAAGAAATGTATACATTTGCAGCTAGACTTGTTGAAGCGGTTTGCAACTACAACGCCATGGTAAAAAG TGGGAAAATGAAACAAGAAATGGTTCGAAAAGACCCACTTGATATGCTACCCTATGGAATGATTCTTGGTACTCACCGTCAGCCTGATCGAGGACTCGACAAACTTTTGCATACAGACCATGCGAAGCATATTGTAATCATTTGTAATAATCAC TTCTTCAAATTGAATATTGTGGACGGTAGCGGTAAATCTTTAAACGAGAATCAGCTCAAAGCCACAATTAAAGATATTGCCAAACGATCTTGCACTGCAGAGAATGCAGTTGGAATTTTGACGGGAGATAGCAGAGATACGTGGGCAGAAAATCATGCCATACTTAAAG ATATTGGTTCAAATTCCAATGTTCTCAAAGACCTGGAATCTTCTCTATTTGTTCTCTGCTTGGACAAAGAACTGCCGAAAGATGCGTTTAAATCTAAGAATTATGCGTCTGTGAGATCAGTTCAAACTATGACTGGTTTTAGTTCTTGCACAAATGCTGGAAATAGGTGGCACGATAAAACTGTACAG tatatAGTCTCTCCTGGTGGCTATTGCGGAATGGAATACGAACACAGTCCTTGTGAAGGAGTTCCTGTCGCTGTTCTACATGATTTTGTTCTAAACCAAGt TGCACGTAAATCAGAAACAAAATGTGAAGATACTACGAATTTTCCTAAAGCTGAAGAATTGAAATTCATACTGAATGATAAACTGGAGGAAGCAATTAAAGAAGCAGCGCGTGGAGTAGACAA aTTGTCTGAAAATATTGACATGGAGTGCTTCACGTTTGAAGACTTTGGGACCGATGAGATAAAGAAATGTAAACTTAGTCCGGATAGTTTCATACAAATTGCAATGCAAGTGACTTTTTATAAGTTACAAAAGAAACCTCCTGCTCATTACGAGTCTGCAGCGCTTCGTAGATTCATAAGTGCGAGAACAGAGTGCATTAGATCCACCAGCACCGAATCGGTTGCATTTGCGAAGTTAATGATCTCGGATTGTGGATCCGATAGTGAGAAAAAGGAGGCGTTGACCAAAGCCATTAATGCTCATAAACAATCAGCCGGAGAG gCAGCTGCGGGTGAAGGAATTGACAGACTTTTCTTCGGTCTCAAGATGATAGCCATTGACGAAAAAATCGAGTTGCCTGCATTTTATAAAGACGTTGGGTGGACCAGAAGCACGCACTTTACTCTAACTTCCAGCCAG GTGCCTTTCAAGACTGCTTCATTCATGTGTTATGGGCCAGTTGTTCCCGAAGGTTACGGATGTTGTTACAATCCCCGGCCAAAGGACATTCTCTTCGCCTGTTCTTCTTTCCAAGACTGTCCAGAAACCTCTTCTAAAGCTTTCGCAGAGACTTTACGAGAAAATTTgtgcaatatgaaaaaagtcgctGAACAATAA